A genomic region of Litorilinea aerophila contains the following coding sequences:
- a CDS encoding UDP-N-acetylmuramoyl-L-alanyl-D-glutamate--2,6-diaminopimelate ligase, producing the protein MKLEAHPESSPTAQRATMTLAQLLAHLPDAQLHVPADAATVRIQAVTHDSRAVEPGTLFVAVRGETLDGHRFLPDACARGAVAGLGTRSPAELQAEGVDLPADFPYVQVANSREALATCAAVLHDFPSRRLTVIGVTGTDGKTTTCTLLESILRAATREEGDPAGRVGVITTVAARIRGQESDTGLHVTTPDAPAVQHYLAQMVQAGCRYAVVESTSHGLDQGRVSAVDFDVAAVTNITHEHLDYHRTREAYVQAKARLFRFLYLSPPKPGVPRCAVLNADDPGSFAALQSVLAMEAERRGFTVPVRTYGLAGQGSGHPDVTAADLQVEPAQTRFQLHWWGGAFPVETRLIGEFNVYNILCAATVALALEVPVPAIQAGIAELSGVTGRMERIDRGQPFLAIVDFAHSPASLERALRVLRQLLEQRASGAPAGRLIAVFGSAGLRDREKRRLMGQVSGRLADFTVITAEDPRTEDLDAINRAIAEGVREYAPETAFAIVPDRAEAIQFAVDMARPGDIVAAFGKGHERSMCFGTTEYPWSDQEAMAAALERAMGRRPAG; encoded by the coding sequence ATGAAGCTGGAAGCGCATCCTGAAAGTTCACCCACAGCCCAGCGGGCTACCATGACCCTGGCCCAATTGCTGGCCCATCTGCCGGACGCGCAGCTCCATGTCCCGGCGGATGCCGCCACCGTGCGCATCCAGGCGGTGACCCACGACAGCCGAGCTGTGGAACCAGGTACCCTCTTTGTGGCTGTGCGGGGCGAAACTCTGGATGGCCATCGCTTCCTGCCCGATGCCTGCGCGCGGGGGGCCGTGGCCGGGCTGGGTACCCGTTCTCCCGCAGAGCTGCAGGCCGAAGGGGTTGACCTGCCTGCGGACTTTCCCTATGTCCAGGTAGCCAACAGCCGAGAAGCCCTGGCCACCTGCGCCGCCGTCCTCCATGACTTCCCCAGTCGTCGCCTGACGGTGATCGGCGTTACCGGCACCGACGGCAAGACCACGACCTGTACCCTGCTGGAGAGTATCCTCCGCGCGGCCACCCGCGAGGAGGGCGATCCCGCGGGCCGGGTCGGCGTCATCACCACCGTGGCGGCCCGTATCCGGGGTCAAGAAAGCGACACCGGCCTCCACGTGACCACGCCGGACGCGCCTGCGGTGCAGCACTACCTGGCCCAGATGGTCCAGGCTGGCTGCCGTTACGCGGTGGTGGAGAGCACCAGCCATGGGCTGGATCAGGGACGGGTCAGCGCGGTGGACTTCGACGTGGCGGCCGTGACCAACATCACCCACGAGCATCTGGACTATCACCGGACCCGAGAGGCCTACGTCCAGGCCAAGGCCCGTCTGTTTCGTTTTCTCTACCTCTCACCGCCCAAGCCCGGGGTTCCCCGTTGCGCGGTCCTGAACGCGGATGACCCCGGCAGCTTTGCCGCGCTGCAGTCGGTCCTGGCCATGGAAGCGGAACGGCGTGGCTTTACGGTGCCGGTGCGCACCTATGGCCTGGCCGGGCAGGGTAGTGGCCACCCAGACGTGACGGCCGCGGACCTCCAGGTGGAGCCGGCCCAAACCCGTTTCCAGTTACACTGGTGGGGCGGCGCCTTTCCGGTGGAAACCCGACTCATCGGCGAATTCAACGTCTACAACATCCTCTGTGCCGCCACCGTGGCGTTGGCCCTGGAGGTGCCGGTCCCGGCCATCCAGGCCGGCATTGCCGAGCTTTCCGGCGTCACCGGGCGGATGGAGCGCATCGATCGGGGACAACCCTTCCTGGCCATCGTGGACTTTGCTCATTCGCCCGCCAGCCTGGAGCGTGCCCTGCGGGTGCTTCGCCAGCTCCTGGAACAGCGCGCCAGCGGGGCCCCGGCTGGTCGCCTGATCGCCGTCTTCGGCAGCGCCGGCCTCCGGGATCGGGAGAAGCGACGGCTGATGGGGCAGGTGAGTGGCCGCCTGGCCGACTTCACCGTCATCACCGCGGAGGATCCCCGCACCGAGGACCTGGATGCCATCAACCGGGCCATTGCCGAAGGGGTGCGGGAGTACGCCCCGGAGACTGCCTTTGCCATCGTGCCAGACCGGGCGGAAGCCATCCAGTTTGCCGTGGACATGGCCCGGCCTGGGGATATCGTGGCCGCCTTCGGCAAGGGGCATGAGCGCAGCATGTGTTTTGGTACCACCGAGTATCCGTGGAGTGATCAGGAGGCCATGGCCGCCGCCCTGGAACGGGCCATGGGCCGCCGCCCGGCAGGGTGA
- a CDS encoding O-antigen ligase family protein translates to MKTPSAATVGSPRPGQGALSARLRRGLAALRLALLFSIFCHLVLLAGLERRTMQEAGWGLDTPAVATEAAPPFLGVTVALEQYNAQARQQVLAELQEAGFGWVRQRFDWGQMEPAPGRYRWQESDAILQSIRQAGLVPVVVLDGSPAWSRSPTDQGIHDNPLAPPEDPATLAAFAGAFARRYGDQVRYYQIWDEPNIAPHWGNRHIEPVAYAYLLQAAAQAIRAQDPDAVILTAALAPTQDRGHTAVDEIYFLQRLYAAGAAPSFDAVAVQPFGFGHTPEDPRQRLDVLNFQRVALIRRAMQAAGDGTTPIWAIRFGWNRRTDSLWGTVRPELQEEFAARAVELAASRWPWLVAMGWALERPATPQTDPAWGFALTPTLARTLGQAAQARNAAVAVASPSPSFSLLDWIPWCLLLAGFAVVLWRGWAAAALLPWADWRRQLGGWPLSLQLLLWGCVLGTYYLATWPPLLALCLLALAFLASVHPQAGLWLVAALLPFYFQHKEITLVDQRLILPPAQAALLGLVPGLMARLRQVKAWPLDRWDGLALAWLGINLAASLNVWHWAAYGRGLWDLALMPLAGFWAVRLLATTPRERHRMALALFGGGLLAALVGLGSWLAGGGTTADGVRRLVGATFSPNHTALYLVRTLFLGLGLAWTWQSGWRRVGGWLASAMVAVALALTASRGAILLGIPAGLATLAWLGRSAWLRSGLGGGKRWMGAALLATLLALAAFPLAQRLGNSATVAERLLVWQRTLRLWQDVPWLGVGPGGFFWRFPAYLAGASGVDPNLRHPHNLWLELAAFWGVAGLLWFGVAGLFLVRATRAGNGLSGAPGHRLSPAVASGLLAGLMAALAHAQVDAFMALADLAAWNWLALALLVPPWPVCPRESR, encoded by the coding sequence TTGAAGACGCCATCCGCGGCCACGGTGGGTAGCCCTCGGCCAGGCCAGGGAGCCCTGAGCGCCCGGCTCCGGCGGGGCCTGGCCGCGCTCCGTCTGGCGTTGCTCTTCAGCATTTTCTGCCACCTGGTACTGCTGGCCGGCCTGGAACGCCGGACGATGCAGGAGGCCGGCTGGGGCCTGGACACTCCTGCCGTTGCCACGGAAGCAGCGCCGCCCTTCCTGGGCGTCACCGTCGCGCTGGAGCAGTACAACGCCCAGGCCCGGCAACAGGTGTTGGCCGAGCTCCAGGAGGCCGGCTTCGGCTGGGTGCGCCAACGTTTCGACTGGGGGCAAATGGAGCCGGCGCCCGGACGTTACCGGTGGCAGGAAAGCGACGCCATCCTCCAGTCCATCCGCCAGGCCGGCCTGGTGCCGGTGGTCGTCCTGGATGGCAGCCCGGCCTGGTCGCGCAGCCCCACGGATCAGGGCATCCACGACAACCCTCTGGCCCCCCCCGAGGATCCGGCCACCCTGGCCGCGTTTGCCGGTGCCTTTGCCCGGCGCTACGGCGACCAGGTCCGCTACTATCAGATCTGGGACGAACCCAACATCGCGCCCCACTGGGGCAATCGCCACATCGAGCCGGTCGCCTACGCCTACCTGCTCCAGGCCGCGGCCCAGGCCATCCGGGCCCAGGACCCGGACGCGGTGATCTTGACCGCAGCCCTGGCCCCGACCCAGGATCGGGGTCACACGGCCGTGGACGAGATCTACTTCCTCCAGCGCCTCTATGCTGCGGGCGCGGCCCCCTCCTTCGACGCGGTGGCAGTCCAGCCCTTCGGCTTTGGCCATACGCCAGAGGATCCTCGCCAGCGGTTGGATGTGCTGAACTTCCAGCGTGTGGCCCTGATCCGCCGGGCCATGCAGGCCGCGGGCGACGGCACCACCCCCATCTGGGCGATACGCTTCGGCTGGAACCGCCGTACCGACTCCCTGTGGGGCACCGTGCGGCCAGAGCTCCAGGAGGAATTTGCCGCCCGGGCGGTGGAGCTGGCGGCCAGCCGCTGGCCGTGGCTGGTCGCCATGGGCTGGGCCCTGGAACGGCCAGCCACCCCTCAGACAGATCCGGCCTGGGGCTTTGCCCTGACGCCGACCCTGGCCCGGACCTTGGGCCAGGCCGCCCAGGCCCGAAACGCGGCCGTAGCAGTCGCTTCGCCTTCCCCCTCGTTTTCATTGTTGGACTGGATCCCCTGGTGCCTCCTGCTGGCGGGCTTCGCCGTGGTGCTCTGGCGGGGATGGGCGGCAGCGGCCCTGCTCCCCTGGGCGGACTGGCGACGGCAACTGGGTGGCTGGCCGTTATCGCTCCAGCTCCTGCTGTGGGGCTGCGTGTTGGGGACTTACTACCTGGCCACCTGGCCGCCCCTGCTGGCCCTGTGCCTCCTGGCCCTGGCTTTTCTGGCCAGCGTCCATCCCCAGGCGGGCCTCTGGCTGGTGGCAGCCCTCCTGCCCTTTTACTTCCAGCACAAAGAGATCACCCTGGTGGATCAGCGCCTGATCCTGCCGCCGGCTCAGGCGGCGCTCCTGGGTCTGGTGCCTGGGCTGATGGCTCGTCTGCGCCAGGTAAAGGCCTGGCCCCTGGATCGCTGGGATGGGCTGGCGCTGGCCTGGCTCGGCATCAACCTGGCTGCCAGCCTGAACGTGTGGCACTGGGCGGCCTATGGGCGGGGCCTGTGGGATCTGGCGTTGATGCCGTTGGCGGGTTTCTGGGCGGTGCGGTTGCTGGCCACCACCCCACGGGAACGACACCGGATGGCCCTGGCCCTCTTCGGGGGTGGTCTGCTGGCGGCGCTGGTGGGGCTGGGTAGCTGGCTGGCCGGTGGGGGCACCACGGCCGATGGCGTGCGCCGCCTGGTGGGAGCGACCTTCTCCCCCAACCACACGGCCCTCTACCTGGTGCGAACGCTCTTCCTGGGGCTGGGCCTGGCCTGGACATGGCAGTCGGGCTGGCGGCGAGTGGGCGGCTGGCTGGCCAGCGCCATGGTGGCGGTTGCTCTGGCGTTGACGGCCAGCCGAGGGGCGATCCTCCTGGGCATCCCGGCTGGCCTGGCGACCCTGGCCTGGCTGGGCCGCTCTGCGTGGCTGCGGTCCGGCCTGGGGGGCGGAAAGCGCTGGATGGGGGCGGCCCTGCTAGCAACGCTCCTGGCGCTGGCGGCTTTTCCGTTGGCGCAGCGACTGGGCAACAGCGCCACCGTCGCCGAACGGCTGCTGGTCTGGCAACGCACCCTGCGGCTGTGGCAGGATGTGCCCTGGCTGGGCGTGGGGCCGGGAGGCTTCTTTTGGCGTTTTCCGGCCTACCTGGCCGGGGCCAGTGGCGTGGATCCCAACCTGCGCCACCCCCACAACCTCTGGCTGGAGCTGGCTGCCTTCTGGGGCGTGGCTGGGCTGCTCTGGTTCGGGGTAGCGGGCCTCTTCCTAGTCCGAGCCACCCGGGCCGGCAATGGTCTCTCCGGCGCCCCGGGGCACAGGCTCTCCCCGGCCGTGGCAAGTGGCCTCCTGGCCGGCCTGATGGCGGCCCTGGCCCATGCCCAGGTGGATGCCTTCATGGCCCTGGCCGATCTGGCGGCCTGGAACTGGCTGGCTCTGGCCCTGTTGGTGCCTCCCTGGCCGGTCTGCCCCCGGGAGAGTCGATAG
- a CDS encoding CHAT domain-containing protein, which produces MLNFDITIRGSAAPYSVTASYRQRTAEGAFALDLTQEAWQEQCRRLGQVDEAPGTAFIRHVGSQIFQDLFRDQVRDLWIRARSDLETGQAEGVRLRLALYPPAVAALPWESLYDPDRNMAFGASGRTPLVRVENLFQHVGPSREIQASLPLHLLLAAPEDPTGLMAAQAEIQLVRQMAERLGPAQMQVTTLEGRFGILELHQALQTHRPDILYVASHGEPDGILLWQQDVPHLATSESLRVTLERATSVKLVFLNACLAGQGSAQARFTSVGSQLLQAGVPAVIAMQYPIPDEVAVDFARHLFDELLNGPCPGAIDMAVAGARSTLYMLAPHTFSYGTPILWLNAEDGRILRLPRGSVGSASTARPSMARPHPAPVHLDLSQEEAWLAELVAGLDLTRLPGQLRFIARSWEESVEECRSLLYQLRHLEQQGDEPRYAAKVSQYRAHQQRMERLRSSLEDAIRGHGG; this is translated from the coding sequence TTGCTCAATTTTGACATCACCATTCGCGGGTCGGCAGCCCCCTACTCGGTCACGGCCAGCTACCGGCAACGCACCGCGGAAGGCGCCTTTGCCCTGGATCTCACCCAGGAGGCCTGGCAGGAGCAGTGTCGACGGCTGGGCCAGGTGGATGAAGCGCCCGGCACGGCCTTCATCCGCCACGTGGGCAGCCAAATCTTCCAGGACCTTTTCCGGGATCAGGTGCGCGATCTCTGGATTCGAGCTCGTTCGGACCTGGAGACAGGCCAGGCAGAGGGCGTGCGCCTGCGCCTGGCCCTATACCCCCCGGCCGTGGCCGCCCTTCCCTGGGAAAGCCTCTACGACCCCGACCGCAACATGGCCTTCGGCGCCAGCGGGCGGACGCCCCTGGTACGGGTGGAAAATCTGTTCCAACACGTGGGGCCCTCCCGGGAGATCCAGGCGAGCCTCCCCCTGCACCTGCTCCTGGCTGCGCCAGAAGATCCCACCGGCCTCATGGCGGCCCAGGCGGAGATCCAGCTCGTCCGGCAGATGGCGGAGCGGCTGGGGCCGGCTCAGATGCAAGTCACTACCCTGGAGGGCCGCTTCGGCATTCTGGAACTCCACCAGGCCCTGCAGACCCATCGGCCGGACATCCTCTACGTGGCCAGCCACGGCGAACCCGATGGCATCCTCCTCTGGCAGCAGGACGTCCCCCATCTGGCCACCAGTGAAAGCCTGCGGGTCACCCTGGAACGGGCCACATCGGTGAAGCTGGTCTTCCTCAACGCCTGCCTGGCCGGCCAGGGTTCCGCCCAGGCCCGTTTCACCAGCGTGGGCAGCCAGCTCCTCCAGGCCGGTGTCCCCGCGGTCATCGCCATGCAGTACCCGATCCCAGACGAGGTGGCAGTGGACTTTGCCCGCCACTTGTTTGACGAACTGCTCAACGGGCCCTGTCCTGGCGCCATCGACATGGCTGTGGCCGGCGCCCGCAGCACCCTTTACATGCTGGCGCCCCACACTTTCAGCTACGGCACCCCCATCCTCTGGCTGAACGCCGAAGATGGGCGCATCCTGCGCCTGCCCCGGGGAAGCGTCGGCAGCGCATCCACCGCCAGACCAAGCATGGCCAGACCCCACCCCGCTCCTGTCCACCTGGATCTCAGCCAGGAAGAGGCCTGGCTGGCCGAGCTGGTGGCCGGCCTGGACCTGACCCGGCTGCCCGGCCAGCTGCGCTTCATCGCCCGCAGCTGGGAGGAGTCCGTGGAAGAATGCCGCAGCCTCCTGTACCAGCTCCGGCATCTGGAGCAACAGGGGGATGAGCCCCGATACGCCGCCAAGGTCTCCCAGTATCGGGCGCACCAGCAACGGATGGAGCGACTCCGCAGCTCCCTTGAAGACGCCATCCGCGGCCACGGTGGGTAG